The genomic segment CAGGCACCTAGGACATTTGGAATGGCCAATTATAGGGGGAAAGTTGGAAGAAATTAGGGCTCATAAAGGACCCAGTGACTTCTGTCTCATAACCTGTGGGGATTACAGGGGTGTGGACAGCAGGGCCCAGCTCAGACCCACCCCCACTGCCATAGCTCACCTCCTGGTATAGACAGCAGGACAGCAGGGAAGGgcgccccttcctgcctcccgTCACATCGCCTTTCTCACCACTCCCCCTCTACCTCTGAGGCTTCCCATGGCTCTGGGGTTAAAATCCACCTTCTCCCTCCTGGAGCTTTTGTGTgagctcttccctctgtctgtttGTCCCCCATTTTCTTCAAGTTTCCATCTGTTCTGGTGTCTCAACTCACATATCCTTCCTTGAGAAGCCTTCAGTAACCCCTGGACcaggccagcccccaccccattATATAATCTTTTATCTCCCTATACTTCCCATTTATACATAGAAATGTAATTAAATGCGACTGTAATTAAATGAACAGTTCTACAGTGAGTTACTGTTTGTCTCCCCCACTGTACTAGAAGCTTCTAGATGTGTCTGTCATGCTCACTGCTGTGTTCCAAGAGCCCAACATATTGTCTGCACCTggaaggcactcagtaaatacacGGAGTGCTCATGGAATACTTAATTCCTGGCTGTACAGCTTTAGACAATAATACAGATAACATCTGGGGAGAACCTGCCACGTGCCGGGTGATAGGTTCTACATTTTCCCATCCACCAAGTGAGGGAGGGCGTATTACCTTAaagattttacagatgaggacactgaggctcaggaaagTGCCCAACTTCCGGAAGCTGCGAAATGGCAGCACTGGACTTAGAACCCAGATCTGTCCAGAGTCCTTGCTTTCGGCCCCTGGGGCTCTCCTTCGCTTATCATGCCTACATTTGCAGAATAAGGACCCAGTCTCCCCCTTCGCAGGGTTGCCTGCCTGGATCACCCAGGAGGGATCTAGCAGATGGGAGTTGTCTGAtgaatcctgttttcttttcctagtgTAAATTATTGCTTGGGAGACCAGACTCATCCGTCAGGCCCTGAGAGGAACCCCATCAGATAAGGCTTAACTGATCCTGGCTAGCACAATGCCAGCCCCCTGTGTCTGGAGCTTAGATACTTAAACATGGAAACATGGAAAGGGGAACTTCATTTCGCTTcccagggaaaagggaaaagaaagtgcTGGACTCGGTTTGACAAAAATTTGAAAGGGAAGATCCCCAAGCCCCTAGATTAGCGGCTTTTCTAGAAGGCCTCACCCTTCTAGTTAGCAAACAGAATCTACCACCGGTGGCATTTCTTCTGGGATTTTGTCTGCGAGGAACAGTGAGAGGGAAGTAGAGGCACGAGGCAGGCCTGGGTTTGCCTGTGGGGCTATGCTCAACCCTCCAAGCCTCCATGTTCTTTGTGCTGCGTGGGAGGAGTGAGGAGGGAAATGATATTCTGGACCCCAGGTACTACAACTCAGTTCCTGGGGAGACATATTCTGATGACGAATCACcaaggacccccccaccccctcaggaGGAGAGTTTTCTTGGGGGCACTAAACACCCAGAGTTCTACCCAGCGCACCCTAGAAAGCCCAAGCCTGGGCTAGAAGTGGGGGCAAGTTGGGGGGCAGAAGTGAGAGAATAGAGCGAGTACCTCTAGGAGCTTTCCTGGCTGAGAtagcagaggagaagggaagaggggcaTTCCAGGCAGGTGGAACAGCATAGGCAAAGGCACAGAGTCAGAATCGGCCCGGCACTTCCAAAACCAAAGGAATGAAATGTCCCCAGTGCCATGTTTCCCAAAGTGTTGTCCCAGGACACGGAAGTGCACATGGTAGGCAGGAGCTGAGACaaaagagaggagacagaacCGGGTCATGAAGAACCTTGAATGCCACATCAAGGATCTAAACTTAGAGGCCAGCCGAAGCTGGTAACGGAAAGCGGATCAGCCCTCCCCcgcacagagcccagcatggcGGGTTTCAAGCACATCAGAGAGTGCAGTGAGTGCACTTATCACgctgggctggggctgctccTGAGGGCTAATTGGCCAGCATGGCCTCCCCATGAGGCAGACTCTGAACTGGGCCCCACTCTTTGTTCTGGCTGCATCTGCAAGGGGCTGATGGCAGGTAAAGGTCAGAAGCCTCCCCAGGGGGCAGCGGGGAGTACTGCAGCCCTGAGCCAGTTCTCCAGAAGGTGCATTTTGAAAGGCTCTTAAGACAGAGAtgagaagaggaagcagtgggACACGGGCAGCTGTGAGACACATCATCAGCCTACgagatgggggaggaaggggctgaAGACTGTCTTAAtgaatttcatgtgatttttcatACAGAATGAGAGGTGAACAGCCAATTATCTAATCTTCATGGACAGTTGGATAAGATCTATTGTATATTGTGTTGTTTTTTCAACTTTTGTGTGTGAAAGTGTTCACCATAAGATGCTGGGGGAAATAGGCCCATTTTCACATATCCATTCAGATATTAACCAGACCCTTTGAATCCCAAGGTGGATACCCACATATTTCCAAGGTGGGGAAaccacatgcacaaacacacacacacgcacacactcgcACTTCATGTACTCTGTATTTCTCTGTGTTACATAGACAACAGAAAATGTTGGCTGGGTGGATTGATGGATGGGTgtgtggatgggtggatgagtgggtggatggatggagggatggatggctggatggttggacagatgggtgggtgggtagatgggtggatggacagatggatgggtggatgggtggacgggtggatgggtggatggatgggtggatggacagacggatggacagatggatggatggatggatgggtggagtggatggatgggtagatggacagatggatggttggatgggtgggtggatggatggatggatggatggatggatgaacagatggatgggtgggtgggtggatggacaaatggatgcatggatggatggatggatggatggacagacagatagatGGGTGGAGGATGTGTAGATGGGTAGATGGGGGGATGGAGTGAGGTGGGCAAGATCCAGGCCTTGCGGGTAGGCAAACTAACCCTGGGAGCCATATTAACACTGCAAGGCAGCAGGTGCCAAAGCATAACTCGATACAAAGCACAGGGGAGAATACTTCTGCCTCCAGGCATTTGGGAAGGCTCTAGAGAGATCGAGGTGCTTGAGCAGGGCCTTGAAAGGAGAGTAGTTGAAGTGAACACAAGGAAGAGCAGGGCTGCAGGTGAGGGAGACAGCAAAGGCAGGAGTAAGAAGGTGTGATAGGTTTGGGGAAAGGCTGGGTTAACTGAATGGGGAAGTTAGGGGACAAGTACAGGGATGTTTGATGAGATCCAGCTGGAAGGATGGAGTGACATCTGATTGAGCATAGGCATTAAGGCAGGCTGACGGGATGTGAGCTGAATTTGAATCCAGGCTTTCTGGCCACTTACTAGTCCTGTGACATCACTTGGCCCCTCTGAGCTTCACTCTTTCAGACTTAAATGGGGCAATGATTTCTCTCACTCAtgggttattgtgaggataaaatgatatttcttttaatatgtgATCTCACCATGCCCAGGGTGATCCCACAGTAAGGATGAACCATGATCTCTCAAGCCATCCCCTGCTGCTGGACACTCTGGTGGGTTCTTGCTTTTTGTTGCTTGCACACCTGCTGTCACAGATGACCTTCATACATTTAGCCTGGTAGAGGCTGTATGGCCACAGCGCAGGTTCTCAAAAGAAGGAGTGAGGTCTAAGTGACCTAGAGGGGTGTCTTTATACAATAAAGGAATTAGGGAAACAGAGTTGCTCGGTAATGTGGAGAGCGTGTGTACCTGTGAACACAGAGAAGCCCAGAGCAAGAAGGGAAGGCCTCCATCACACAAAACTGTCAGCAACAATCACCTCCTGAGCGTGTGTGACAGCCCAAACAGTCGGCCTTTCCCATTTCCCTCAGGATATTGGGTTTACTGCAATAAGCATGTCATGGCTCTGGAATTTTGAAAGGAAAGTTCGAGAAGGTGTTTTTATGTTATCGGTGATGATGAAAACAGTGACCGTGATCTTGTAGGGCTGTGGCCTCTGGGGCGGTCCCTCTACCCACAAGGTACAGCATGGAATGAGGCTCCATTTGAAAATTCCTGCCTTTACAAAAGGTCACCGGAAGCTCCAGGACCTGGGCTATAAAATAGAAACACGACAGAAGTGATTCTTTGAGATCCCATGAAAAAGGGACCGCCGCTGCTCTGTTCATCCCTGTgcccccagcacctagaacagcaTTTGCCATGTGTTAAGTTCTGAAAGAAATACTGGCCAAAaagaacagagggaaggaagagaaaggaagaagggaggggaggatggaTTTTGAATTATGCGAGCGGCTGCTTCCTTCAGATTTGAAAATCCCAAACATTAACTAAAATATTGGTCCAGGGCCAAAATACCTACACCTGGCTGTTAAGAAACTCGGGGAAAAATTTGTTATCAGAAATAGGGATTCTCAAAAAAGATAGCCTCGCTGCTATCTCCTCCACAGTTAATTAAATGTACCAGGGAGAGCCATGCTGCTTGCGTTATTTATGTAATGAAAAgatcttctaaaaataataccCAGAGGCCCGGCTCGCAAAGCCTGGTGGCTGAACCAGCTGGAGCGGCAGAAGGTGACCAGGAGCCTTGATCCTTGCCCCAACGCTGTGGTTATGATTAAATGATGCTTCTCGTATTCAGGTTGCAAAACCGCTCCAGGCCAGAGCCTCAGAGAGGTTTAATTCATGTCACATGGCGATTAGCTTGCTTCTGAGAGGGATTCCACTGCCATCCTGATTTCTGCAGGCTCCCAGATCCCAGTAGATGGCCTGCGAGCTGCTCTCTGCAAAACCAGGATCAGCTTGCATGAAAGGGAGTCAGCAGGGCCTCTGTTTTTCATCCACTGGAATCATAGAATTTCACCAGGAGAAGAGGATCTTCTGGGACTTGACAAGAAGTATGGTGTGTGGGCAGCCTTTCTGTTGAAGTGAGGTTTGCGCTGGGACAAGTggaaggagagcagggagggctgAGAGATGGGAAGGAggcaagaagagaagaaggagccAGAAAACGCCAAAATACTTGTGAGAGAGGCAAAATGGGATCAACGGTGGCCAGCCACCCCGTGGGCTGCCGGGCAGCCACTGGAGAGATCAAGTCAGTTCTGTGCGGGCTGACCGGCCACACACGCTGCTAAATAAGCAAAGGAAGATTGAGAGCGATGTTTAGAGCAGGTGTGGGCAGGGGGTGCCATTGGCAAACGATGAAAGCAGACTAAATCTGGCCCTCTGCCTGGTTTGGGGCAGCTCATGAGCTAAgaatggcttttacatttttaaagagtttgcaAATGGTTTTAAAGAgttggaaaaaatcaaaaggcGAATCCTATTTTGCGACACGTGAAAactatgtgaaattcaaattttagggTCCATAGTAAAGTCTCATGGGAGCACAGACACACTCATTCATTGGCACATTGTCTCTCCATGGTAGGTGCTTTCAGGCGATGATGACAGAGCTGAGTAATTCCAGCCGAGACCTTGGGGGATGCAAAGCCGAAAACGTTTGCTACCTGGCTCTCTCCTGGGAAAGTTGGCCGGCTCCTGCTTTACGGTATGATGACGTTTTTGTGAAAACCAACAGCATCAGACACTGTTCTCAGTGCCTTATCAGAGAAAATTCATTgcatttgcttgtttattcacTCCTTTGATCATTTATCCATCAGATTCTTAATGCCTGCCTGTAGGGTCAGGCACTGGGAACCAGCAGTGAGCAAGCAGACACAGCCCCTATTCTTGTGTTTAAATTTGtgtctatttctttatttctcctgtaTAAATAGTCCCACCCCTCCAACCATATCTCGCAGAGTGACACAGTGGTCCAGACCCTTGCATCctggctccctctctcctcctcatgTATCCTGGTTGCCTCAGTCCCTCCTAAGGAGAGGTATCCAGATTGGCCCTGTGCCCCCTGGTGTTTCATAGCAAGGTCAGGGTCTAGCAGGATTCCTCTCCAATTGGTCATGCTGTTGGTCTGGTTTCAAAGTGTTCAACGCTTGATGCTTGCATTTTCAGCTTCTGTTCACCAGTGGTCCTAAGAGGCAGATGCGGCTCCCCTTAACCCCTGGATCTTGGGTGGGAACGTCCACCAGCTATGGAGAAGGATGCGGCCACACCTCAACCTGATCCCTCCCGCATAAAACCAAAGCCACCTCCAGATACAGGCTCCAGTGCCTCCACCTCTATGCAGAACCTGGAGAGTAGAGACCTGCTCCAGTCCCTGGAGGAAGCTGGGTCTGCAGGCAGTGATTTGAGGACTGGAATTTGAACCAGAAACTTTCTCCTTTTGCTCTTCTTCGTCCATACTCATGCCCAATACCTCCCAGGAgactgctttatttatttctagaagaACAATATTGGGGCAGTCATTGTCACCTCCCCACGTCTGGACATTTTCTTTGGGCTCCATTGGGAGCCTAGAGCCCAGCAATTGATGTAATTGACACACTGGGAAGCTGGGCGAGAAGTGGCCAGGGGCTGTGGGTGGAGGACGGAGCCGGAGGGTCCCAGGATGGTACCTAACGGCACAGCCTCCTCCTTTTGTCTGGACTCTCCCCCGTGCAGGATCACTGTCAGCGTGGTCCTCACCATCCTCATCCTTATCACCATTGCCGGCAACGTGGTGGTCTGCCTGGCTGTGGGCCTGACCCGCCGGCTCCGCAGTCTGACCAACTGCTTCATTGTGTCTTTGGCTATCACCGATCTGCTCCTCGGCCTCCTGGTGCTGCCCTTCTCGGCCTTCTACCAGCTCTCCTGCCAGTGGAGCTTCGGCAAGGTCTTCTGCAATATCTACACCAGCTTGGACGTGATGCTCTGCACGGCCTCCATCCTCAACCTCTTCATGATCAGCCTCGACCGGTACTGCGCAGTCACGGACCCCCTGCGCTACCCTGTGCTGGTCACCCCTGTCCGGGTTGCTGTCTCTCTTGTCTTAATTTGGGTCATCTCCATCACCCTGTCCTTCCTGTCCATCCATCTGGGGTGGAACAGCGAGAATAAGAACAGCAGTTTCAATCACACCATCCCCAAGTGCAAAGTGCAGGTCAACTTGGTATATGGCTTGGTGGACGGGCTGGTCACCTTCTACCTACCGCTGCTGGTCATGTGCGTCACCTACTACCGCATCTTCAAGATTGCCCGGGATCAGGCCAAGCGGATCCATCACATGGGCTCCTGGAAGGTGGCCACCGTCGGGGAGCACAAAGCCACAGTGACACTGGCTGCTGTGATGGGAGCCTTCATCATCTGCTGGTTCCCCTACTTTACCGTGTTTGTTTACCGGGGGCTGATAGGGGATGATGCCATCAACGAGGCCATTGAAGCCGTTGTTCTGTGGCTGGGCTATGCCAACTCGGCGCTGAACCCTATCCTGTATGCCACACTGAACAGAGACTTCCGCACGGCATACCAGCAGCTGTTCCGCTGCAGGCCTGCGGGCCACGGGGTCCCGGAGACCAGCCGGAGGTTTGGCAGCTCTCAGCTGGCCAGGAGTCAAAGTCAAGAAGTCGTGCGGCAGGAAGAGAAGCCCCTGAGGCTCCAGGTGTGGAGTGGGACAGAGGTCACAGCCCCTCGGGGAGCCACAGACAGGTAACTGCCCTGAAGGTGTGTGGGTGCGGGACAAGTgcccggggcgggggtccccAGCGATGACAACCGTGAAGGTGGTGGTTGTTCCGCAGATGCTGGTCAAACATTTTGTGCTGGAAAGTCTTTGTGAGCGCTCTGCAAACCTCATGTTCTTCCATCCTCCCAACGGCCTCCCCATCCCAAGGTAGAAGCTTTGACTTCTGTTTTTTAACGGACCACATTAAATCTCAGAGCATGtggccagggtcacacagcagggaCCTGGACAGAGAGCCCTGACTCCAGAACTTGTGGGCCCTTTATTCCTAGTGACGTTGCCTTTACAGTCGGGAGTCCTGAGTTTgaggcccagctctgccacttggtTAGTTGGCTGAGGTGTTCACCCACGCTCTCTGGGACAGCCCTGAAATGGCAAAGCACTACTGTCGCCGCCTGGGGAGTGACCACAAACCCAGCCTGGTCCATGTTCACTGAGCACTTATGAGGCACCTGCTCTTCCGCCAGAGCTGCTCGGGTCAGAGGAGAAAGGGGGCTGGCCTGACCGGGAAAGCAGAGCCTTGCAGGTGAGGCTAGGGCCTTGGACCTTGTACCATTGGTCTTAGGGGAAGATAGAAGGAT from the Mustela nigripes isolate SB6536 chromosome 12, MUSNIG.SB6536, whole genome shotgun sequence genome contains:
- the HRH2 gene encoding histamine H2 receptor isoform X4, whose translation is MVPNGTASSFCLDSPPCRITVSVVLTILILITIAGNVVVCLAVGLTRRLRSLTNCFIVSLAITDLLLGLLVLPFSAFYQLSCQWSFGKVFCNIYTSLDVMLCTASILNLFMISLDRYCAVTDPLRYPVLVTPVRVAVSLVLIWVISITLSFLSIHLGWNSENKNSSFNHTIPKCKVQVNLVYGLVDGLVTFYLPLLVMCVTYYRIFKIARDQAKRIHHMGSWKVATVGEHKATVTLAAVMGAFIICWFPYFTVFVYRGLIGDDAINEAIEAVVLWLGYANSALNPILYATLNRDFRTAYQQLFRCRPAGHGVPETSRRFGSSQLARSQSQEVVRQEEKPLRLQVWSGTEVTAPRGATDR
- the HRH2 gene encoding histamine H2 receptor isoform X2, with translation MVPNGTASSFCLDSPPCRITVSVVLTILILITIAGNVVVCLAVGLTRRLRSLTNCFIVSLAITDLLLGLLVLPFSAFYQLSCQWSFGKVFCNIYTSLDVMLCTASILNLFMISLDRYCAVTDPLRYPVLVTPVRVAVSLVLIWVISITLSFLSIHLGWNSENKNSSFNHTIPKCKVQVNLVYGLVDGLVTFYLPLLVMCVTYYRIFKIARDQAKRIHHMGSWKVATVGEHKATVTLAAVMGAFIICWFPYFTVFVYRGLIGDDAINEAIEAVVLWLGYANSALNPILYATLNRDFRTAYQQLFRCRPAGHGVPETSRRFGSSQLARSQSQEVVRQEEKPLRLQVWSGTEVTAPRGATDRESRLIRAASGMLIQE
- the HRH2 gene encoding histamine H2 receptor isoform X1; the protein is MVPNGTASSFCLDSPPCRITVSVVLTILILITIAGNVVVCLAVGLTRRLRSLTNCFIVSLAITDLLLGLLVLPFSAFYQLSCQWSFGKVFCNIYTSLDVMLCTASILNLFMISLDRYCAVTDPLRYPVLVTPVRVAVSLVLIWVISITLSFLSIHLGWNSENKNSSFNHTIPKCKVQVNLVYGLVDGLVTFYLPLLVMCVTYYRIFKIARDQAKRIHHMGSWKVATVGEHKATVTLAAVMGAFIICWFPYFTVFVYRGLIGDDAINEAIEAVVLWLGYANSALNPILYATLNRDFRTAYQQLFRCRPAGHGVPETSRRFGSSQLARSQSQEVVRQEEKPLRLQVWSGTEVTAPRGATDRKPALSSTLCSGNLLSCCKSLWGRRFLQRHMRGPSEEQPGETLSKEPLRIPPQEAGRTLPSEAV
- the HRH2 gene encoding histamine H2 receptor isoform X3; this encodes MVPNGTASSFCLDSPPCRITVSVVLTILILITIAGNVVVCLAVGLTRRLRSLTNCFIVSLAITDLLLGLLVLPFSAFYQLSCQWSFGKVFCNIYTSLDVMLCTASILNLFMISLDRYCAVTDPLRYPVLVTPVRVAVSLVLIWVISITLSFLSIHLGWNSENKNSSFNHTIPKCKVQVNLVYGLVDGLVTFYLPLLVMCVTYYRIFKIARDQAKRIHHMGSWKVATVGEHKATVTLAAVMGAFIICWFPYFTVFVYRGLIGDDAINEAIEAVVLWLGYANSALNPILYATLNRDFRTAYQQLFRCRPAGHGVPETSRRFGSSQLARSQSQEVVRQEEKPLRLQVWSGTEVTAPRGATDSSQVWSVLP